A region of the Falco peregrinus isolate bFalPer1 chromosome 4, bFalPer1.pri, whole genome shotgun sequence genome:
TGTTATATGGGAATACCGAAACTAGCCATCCAACACCATTCTCGGGCCCTTAGGTATTTTATGATAGCGGTTGTGGGTCTGCTGTGGGCAAGGTGAACTCATTGCTCTGGTACACCCCTGTGCTGAAAAGCCAGGGAGTCCTGAGTCAGGAGGTTAGCTGAAAAGCAGCCTTTTTCACATATATTTCCaaagtttcctttttcagaaagattttgatGCTTTCTTTGAAGGTCGCCTTTCAAATCTCTTCTGTAAAGTTGCCTTAGGTATAAAATCCTTActcaaatatattaaaaggtCAAATAAATTGCACTAAGTAAACAAGCTAGCTTTGCTAGCTTTTGCAGGTGTCCAGCACATGGGAGCTTTAGGATACATGACAGAGAATAAAAACTTGACTTATCTCTCTCCTTTCAGTAAAAGTGGGCAGTAACtaactgaaggaaaagaaaaagtttcagactaaaaattctttccattttaacttCAGGAAATAGGGCCCTTGTGAGCTGAACTGATAGAAAGCAACAGCTCTTGTGGTACTTTGCCATTTAAGGGAAGGTAACAGGAATATTTGCAGTGATTtgattttaagtgttttcaATTGCAGGACAGGAGCAGATCCTCCCTGAAGCTTTCATTTGTCGAGATCCATATGTTTAGACAGATGAGTTAATAAAGAACCTCCCCCTGAATAAAACCAGCATGGCCTACTAGTTTCAAGGCTCTCTAATTTATGGCTTAAAATTTTCCACTGCTCTAGGTCTGTTTCATGCAGTTGTCACTCAGTGGTAGGCTGAAGTTTCAGGATGTTTCTGATGGcccagcttttatttttgaaccTTAACATAAAATTGATAGTATCCACCaagttgctttgcttttataaaGAGGCCACTTTTATAAAGGCTTCCTTAGAGAAGATACAAActgctttcttccatttttattttactcagAGGTGCCAACTGGACCCATCAAACAGATTCCTACAGCTGGCTTTTACAGACAGctccctttttcttcagcaCACTCAAATTTTAGACCCTGGCCTGCTGCCAACCctcaacattttttcttaatctttatGCGCCCTGGTAGACAAAATTTCCACTAAAGGCAAAGTGGCCATGGTGGTGCCCTGGTCCAGGTGCTGGATGCTCTCCACTATTGGCGGGCCAAAATCTGGGAGCTTGGTTTGGAGTGCCAAAGCTCCTGATGTCCATTCCTGGTAACTCAGTGCCTCCACCCCCACTGacctattttgtatttttccaatATAAATTCTCAGGATAGCTCAACTTCTGGAGGaataaaatagttattttaGAAAGTGATTCCTGTGCTTTTCCTTGGGCTCATGAAAGTCTAAGCTGGAGCTTTCTCCAAGAGGTTCTGTGTGTGGTCAGTGGGGAGCAATAGAACAGTTTATCTGATCCATCTTAGATGGCTGTTATAGGATGAACTGAATCTGGAGTGCCTCTTTCTCTCTGATAACCCTAAAGTGAACACAGCTTGAACAGCTCAATCGTTGGGAAACCTCTGTGGGGCAGATAAGTCCCACCTCACATCTGTACCCCTCTCTCACttgctgttttctaaaacagCTGTGTTTGGAAGATATCTCCTAAGACATATACCACTGAGAATGGTGGAGCTGTTAATTTCTTGTAAAGTCACCATTCCTGTGGAAATAGAAAATCCCCCAAGACCCTAGCGTAGTTCATTCTGTGGTTTGCTGCCGCAAAGCCTTTTTCTAATGCAGCAGGTGCATGTGGAGTGCAGCACTATTAATAAAATGGAACTGCCTAAACATATTTCCTGCAACCTTCCAGAAAGATCTTGGAGGCAATTCCTCACTTGAAGAACTTCAAATTGTCCATTtgtcagtatttaaaaaaatatccactcAAACGAGTATTGATGCCTACAGCTTGCAAATAACTTCATGGAGGGTGAGGCAATTTTTTCCAGAACCACTCTTCatattaattactttaaaaaaatgaacattcaGAGCTATTAGGTCCAGGAACAACTTCATAATATCAGtggctgcaaaatgaaaaacGTGCATGCTGGCACATTTGTTCAGTCCGTGGTGGCAAACAGGGACTCTGCTGCCGTTTTATGCGAAttctaatgaaaacaatttatCTTGTTTCCGTCACCCCTAAGCCATTATTTATGAATCAGTCTTCAGATCTCGCATAAGGAAAAACGAGTCACTTTGGTGTCGAGAACCGATCTCTGATTTGTGTCAGGAAATCGGCGACCAGAAAACAAGCTGATTAAGTACCATTAGAAATGTCATCTAGCAACAGCCACCCATTCCATACTCCTCCCCCAAAGTGTGCAGATCCCCCGGGTGAAGAGCCCTCGGCTTatgctgtgctgagcagctggcagagatGCCTGTCTGCACCAGCCcttgctgctcttctcctgAGAAGCAGGACATCTCTGGGTCTTCAGTTCACTGCTGACCAAAGTCAGTGACGCCTGATGCTGTGCTGTTTGGCCTGCAATGAACTtgtggtttctgttttgttcctcAGGGATGGGTCTcaacacagcaagaaaagaaagcctgCGGCTGGCACTGTGGCAGGCAGGCTTAGCGGAGGCAATGCACCAtacccctgcctgcctgcctgcggGAAACCTGACAGGGCTGCCTCCATGCCATCCTTTGAGTCCTGGTGATGCGACTCGCTCTTGGTACAAATTAAGTACCACTGGGCTGATTTCATAGCTACTGAGCTGTTTCGCCCTGACAAGAGATGCAGGGCAAGGGGACTACAGGTGGATATACAGGTCTGCTGAAGCTGTTCCTTTTGGATAGCAGTACCGAACCTGCCACCCCAGACTTCTTCCTCTGCGCTGGGCAGAGCAGTGGCACCGTAGCGCAGGGGCAGGAGAAACTTGCACAGTCAGAAGTTTTTTTATTATCCCACCCTGCCGATCTGGCACCTTTTAAggacactgttttcttttcccccttaaaGAAAATACCATGACTGTTTTGCAAATGGGATGGCTATTTTAACTTCTTAGCGTGATTTATATTCCATTCCCTGCTGGCTGCCATTGAGATTGGCCCAGTCCAATCCGCTACACATTTCTGATTTAGTACTGTCCTCGCGACCCCTCGGTAACTTCAGCGCAGGAGACAGGATGTTATCAGAAAGCTGGAGTAATGCATAGCTGCACctgagcacagccagggcaaGCCACACGCTGCTATTTCGGGAAGCTTTTATaccttgtatttttcttttctaatgcaCTCACATTGCTGCTTAAAATACAGAATCTCTGTTAAATAAAAGGCTGCTCTGTTCGCCTTGGCAGTGTGTAATTATAGGAGAGAGACAACGTGGACATTATTAGGGGGCATCTCTGTGGAGGCAGGAGGCGCAAGGAGTTCGCTTGTGGGTGCAATGCCAGTGCACAGCTGGTTAGGCAGCGGGGTGATGCAGTATCCTGGGTCCTGGGACAGTGTGGGAAGAGGCCCCTCGCCCTTCCCCATCTTCATGCAGACCCTTTGGCTAAGCAGTTTCTGCAGCCCTATTGCAGGCAAAATCAGTAACAATGCACTTCCTGTCACTAGTGAAAGATTTGCTCCAAATCCTTGTGGAAGTGTCACTTTTCATGAGAAATTAACACCCACCTTTTAATTGCTGAGGACTAGCACTGTCTCACAGGCACTGGGGTGCAGCAGAAAGCATTCTTCCCAGTACCTGTAGGGGATGGGCTATTCCAGTGCTGTCCTGCCTATTTCTTCATCTAATTTTCCTTCAAGCCTGTCTGGTTTAGATTCATTTTATACAGTGATTTTTTGAACCAGTTCGGCTGATAAACCAATACTGGTACCgtaaaccaaaaaaaggaaaacaagaaacaacccctaaagaaatgcaaaacgGGAAAGTCAGGACATCAAGAAGGAACTGAAAGAGACGTAACTGTAGCAATAAATGAGAATTATGAAATACTGACTACTAGCATGAGTGACTGCCTCTGAGACATAAACCCAGAACTTTCCTTCAAAAACACTGAGTGGAAGGACATGCTACCAAGGGCTGCCATTTTGAAGGGACTTTAGCCAAGTCGTTGGCTTAGAGCTTATTTTTAAGGGCTTGTTCATATGAATTTATGAACAGGTTATAATATAAATGGATCCCTTGGAATACAATTTACTTCAAAATCAAACCTGCAGCAGTGAAACTACTCACAATTAAAGGGCTTGGCTATCCGTGACGCAGGGTCTGAGGAAAGCTGGTGCAGAATTTATGTAACCTCATTGTAtaggggaagggggggaagtCCCAGAGCTCAACAGTCATGATAATgggttttcagtgaaaaaaggACCTAACAGCTTCAAGTAGAATAGGAAAATCAGAATTCAAAGTATTCCCAGTGGTATCTAAACACATGCTTTTATACAAGTAGATATTAAAGTAGTtctgggaaagaagaggaagaaaataaaaccttcattGAGGTGGCTGTATTTCATCAAGCTAGCATTTGTttgtacagaaaacaaatgtcgttagtcttgtttattttaactTACGAGCAACAAAGAAGTCTTACTGGAAAATTGGTATTGCAGAAGTCCAACCTCTCACTGTACTCTCATTTTTGAAGAATGATGTCtaacaatttcattttatttttaacacactCTTTTTATGTCATGCATAGCTTCCAATATTGCCCTTTCCGTCTCTAGGTGTATTTATTCCTAATAGATTCTTAGATGGATATTCCTGgagactgaaaatatttggacCCAAATGTTCAAAGGTTGCTTCTGATTCCTGGTGACTGAGTTGTAGCTTGACTTGAGGTAGcttgaatttgctttttaacaaaTTGTGAACAAGTGCAAAGCCAGATGGACTCAGTATGTTGATCTAGCACACGTGGAAACAGTATCTTGCAATACCTCAAATTCATCAGCAAGATACTGAGAAGCCAGAAGTCACAGCAAAATGTTGTTCGCAAATCCACCAGATGAGATTTAAAGTGGTTacatctttgctgctgcagtatCCCCCAGCTTCCCACATTGTGCTCATCTATGCTGGGAAGGCTGGCACAAAAGTAAAAGAGCAGGTTCTAGTTTTAGCTTAGCTGGCCCAGCAATTGGTGTCTATTCCTGATGAGTTTTTCGTGGCATGCATCATTGGTACTAAAAATTGGATAAGAACTGCTGTCTTGTTCTACATGGTATATCCAAGACTCATCATAAGATAAAGACCTTTTGGGCAATGCCGAAGTAAACTGACTTGGAACAAGGCATAGGACATGTATTGGACTTGAACAACTAAACCTATTAATTGCAAGCCCATACCTAGGATTTTTCTTAGGCTTCTTCCTGGGATAGTATGCATAACCACTGCATTTTTTGGAAAATTGAGGATTTTTTCAGGTGTATGTTCATTGGGTCTTATATGTTGGATACATAGTGTATTGATATGTAGTGGAACAGCCATGGGCTCTGCTGGTCGGTCATGTTTCACTTACAGGTTACTGGTCATCTCAGCatcttgtgttgttttttggcTCTTTCAGAACTGGAGAATAGCTTTATAGTTTAAGACTTTATGTGCATTTATAGAAATCTAGACATATAAAACCGGCTTCTGAAAAAGCTCTAAATAATCTTTCCAGGCTACTCAGCATGTCAGTAAGCCTTCATTCTGCCAAAAAGTGTTTTTATCCCCTGAACCTCTCTGATGCAACTACACTGAACTGTCAGTaactttctgttttgcaggCTGTAGCTTAAATTGCTTAACTGCAAATTAATGTAAATGAAACTCTTACAGTCCACATGGCAAGACCCAGCACATGCAATTACGAGTGCAGTCCACTGTCCTTTACCCAAAAGCCCAAGATAAGTGTACTTCTGTCTCGCTCTTGCTTACTTTTGGgtggagaggaagaggatgctctacagggagaaggagagggagcaggagagTCTGCTCTACTTGTACAAGCCGGGAAGTTGCTTCTACTAGTTGGGACATCTTGCTGTGCAGAGCCATCTCTCGAAGCGTCTCACACCTCGCCAGCCTCTCTGGCCTGGGATCACCTGGGCTAAGAGGAGATAGGTCTCcattctcttccccttccttaGGGCTTTTCCCTGgggcttttctctcttcctccagctcctgaGCCCCACCAGGCTTGGACAcctccatctcttctcccaggctgTGCCAAGCTGTGCCAGACCTGCTGGTGCTGAAGTGCTACTGGGTGTGGAAAGGCTGTGGGGGGTtgtggggagggtggggggctgcagcagcccagagggTGCGGAGAGCCCCTGCCTGGTGCCCAACGGACACAAGCAGAGTGGCCGGACCAGCCATCAGCCTTCCCACCTCCCTTCCTGCTCCAGACctgtgtgtggcttttttaaAGCCAGTTTGGCCCCTTCCCATCCTCTTCCCTCGCATCTCTGGCCCCGCTGCGAGTggccacccaccccacccacctctccagcccccccggcctGGCTTCAGCAGCTGGAAACCTGGGGGTTCCTGGGAGGGATGGGCAGGTGGGTGCAGAGCTCAGGGCTGACGAGCCTTTTGCACGAGGCAGCGTAAACCCTCCCGTGGTCCCTGGTGGGAGCGGGCTTGCCCAGGCTGGCCCCTTCAAAGGGGTGGGGTGCACGTGGAGTCAGCCCTCCGGAGGCTGTGTTATAAAGCTCAGTGCTGAAGGATTTTACAACGTGTTTCAATGTGTAATTTTAAAGGAGAACAAGGGCCAGGAGCAAAATCTTTCATTCCAAACCCCTCTTGTTTTCGGGGATGTTCAGTGTGGGTCTGGTTGATGCTCCTGCATCCCATGCCAGGTGCCTCCCAGTGACACCCACACTAAGAGGCAGAGACCCCTGGAAATGCCCAGCCAGGTCTGGCTGTCAGGGTTTCCACCAAAAAGTTATGGCTGCTGTGAAGTCAAATCTTCTCAGCCTACCCTTggttttattactattattattattcacaaCCCCAAAATGCATCAAATGCATGCGAACCTGTCAAGCTGACAGTACTGCGTTTGGAGCAcggaaaaaagaagaaaaaaaaatctcaagtaGGAAAACAGTGGGTTGGAAACGGGAAGGCTGAATGAGCCCCACCTGAAATAACtccaaaaaaaggcatttctggcTTTGGCAAGTCAGCCAGAAGGATTCTATATGTTTTTGTATATGGTTCCCAGAGGATTTAAAACTGTAAGATTTGATGCTAAACctatttctgtgctgtgaaacCAGGGACAGCTGTACAaatatttgctgtttttaattaaacctAACATTGCTACTTCCTTCATTTAAGTTAGGTCAAAGGACTGGCAATTTTATGCTTTGatagatgaagaaaaacagttgtgGGTGTTGTGTTTTAGAAATATGTTATAAAATAAGAAGTCTGAGGGAAAAGGCCTCAGAGGCTATAATAGCTCTACCCTTGTGCTTTCTTCTCAAAGATGTTTTCCTTGTCAAACATTTTGCCTTATCCATATAGCAACTGTTTCTACTGTAATTctgcttattatttttccttgaaagacTTTCATCCAAACTTTCCATTTGCTCTCTACTTAAACTTTAGGTAGCATTCTCTCAGCTGTGTGTTCTTTATAAATGTAGATAAATCTGCTTTGTTAGGGGGAAATGAGGAGGGATGTACCTGGTCCTGCTCTCTTTGGACCCCCCTACGTTGCCTCAATCACTCGGCAGAAAATCTTACAGCAATTCCCTCTGGAGAAGTGCTGGTCTTTCTACTGCTCCTCAGAGCAGGACTTTAGTCTCACCATCTCTTCCAAAATCAGGTGTATCAATCCCATCTCAGGGCTAGAGATATGCTATCAGTTTGGAGACCCATTTTTTCGGTCTCACAGCAAAGACTGAAGAGCACCAAGCTGGGACTAGCAGGGGAAAGTTCTCGTTTCAGCTCCATGGCCTGTTGCTCATCCTGGGGGCAAGTCCCTCAGTCTTTCACTATGGGAAATGACGATGATGATGCTGACTCCCACGGTGATGTGTTTGGGGACCTATACAGTAAAAGTGCCAGGTCTTAGAGTTCCTTGGGCTTTTAGAGGAGGGCAAAGATGACTTAGAATTGAGCAGAAATTTCCACCAATTTGTCTTTTTGTCAAGAATTCTGGATGCCTGAAAATGCACTGTCTGTTGGAGAACAGCCATTTTCaccattttttgtttaaaaatcaggaaaaaatgtttaggaAGTCAGAATAAGACATTTAAATGCCTaagcatatattttaaagttttattttttaatgtgatttttttagtcTTCTTTTAAGGCAAGGTATAGACAAAGGGCACCAAGGAGAAGTAAGGTGTTTTGCTTGTGTTAGTACatattttgtggtttgggttgttttagaatttaatttacaaaatttttTGAGATTTCAACTTTTCATCCTCAGTGAAAAATCTCggattttctgtggaaaaaaagtgCATCATTTCTTCCCCTTTGGTGCCTATAGTGGAAAGAGTGGAGGGATTGTCCCATAGTGGAAAGAATGGAGGGATTGTCCCTGCTACCTAGtttgttatttctgctttaaaaatcacatcTTACTGTGCTAAGTGAAATTAGTATGATAGGATTTAAAAATCTTCACTATATTCTCAGTAAATTGGTTATTATTAACAATGTTAGCATGGTTTACTACTTCCAGCAGTTTTACTGTTGCTGTCGTGGTGGTGCTAGgcacaaaattaatttgacttcaaaagaaaaaactttttttcctatagGTGTAAACCTCATCCATCAGTTGACAGACATCTGTCAGCAGATAGACCTCTGTTCCTTCCTACAGTGCAGGACCCATGCCAGGCActcaaaccaaaccacaaaagaggcaaaagagTGGAGAAGTGGGTACAGGAGCATGGAGAAgaacacacagattcacagttTATCAGCTTGCTCACTTTTTAAGTGCtagaaagaaatgtgtttgtctTAGGTGGTCTGAAGTTTTGGGGTGGATTaacattttctaaaactttttttatatataaaaaaaataaaaacttccaaACCCTCCAATAGACCTTTATCAATAATTTTCTTAGCAAAATGTTATACATGGACAATTGCAGAAATGAGAAGTGGAAGTCTGTCTTTATTTCCAGCATCTGCCTTCCTATCTGCTCATTTTTTAGCTATGTACCATGTGGACCCCTGAAGATATTGAGCCATCGGCCAAGTAGAGAGTAAACCAAAAGGAGATATATCACAACTTAATGCCAAATAAATTATATGCTGTCAAATCTACCTTTGTTACTGCTAGCACCCCTCACCTTATAACTAAAACCATGGCAGAAGAGGTCTGTTAACTGATTTTAGCAGGGTTCTAGTGTGTATCCATAAATGCAGAGGCTCTCTTCCTGACACTGCTGCTGTCCCATCTGCTTTGCCAAATGTGtctgaagaggcagaaaagggtGTAGGAGCCTTTGCCCCCCACTCCAGGACATATAAGAAAAGCCAGGTTTTTCCCTACTGTAATTCTGCTATAACTCAATGTGCTTTTACAATCAATGAGTTTTTCTCAATGAGTTAACCAccctttcagaaaaacaagatgaatagctgcttattttaatttggCAGCACTTTGagcaaatacagcattttttctgtctcatgtAGCTCAAGGctaaaaacccaaaaagcaagaagacttcttttccccccctccttcctaAACGAAATTCAGGGTTTTGTGGGATTCAGCACAATCCATGGGATTTATGTTGCACCTGTTGTATTCTCACAAGAAATATCAATTAAAATATTGTGACTTTGGAAGGAACATAGGAAATCTATGAGGGGAGTCGAGCTCCACGTCTTTTCTGCACCTGCAGCCATCTGCCGTCCCAGCTTGCTGCCCCTTGGGTGAGgggggcctgccgggccgctGTCATGCGCCGCTCCGTCTCACCGGTGTGCAGGGAGAAGCCCATTTCCCCCACCTGTGCTGTGCTCACTGTTTCTTGTTTGAGTTGGCACCTGTTGGTGGTATTGGGGTGACAAGGCCTTGCAGACATAGTGCTGGAGTGTTTGGTGGTGCAGATTTGGGATGCTCTCGGTTGCCCTTGAGTGTCTGGGCTgtgaggggggaaggagaagctgAGATCTTGTAGCAGTTAGCTCCAAAGCCCAACCAAACTTgataatagtttttaaaaactgcagtgCCTGTGAGTCAATAAGCCTTTGTCCCCAGCTGGTGATAGTGGGATTTTCCTGGAATGGTTGGGTTCTGCACTGCTGAtggt
Encoded here:
- the DLEU7 gene encoding leukemia-associated protein 7; translated protein: MAGPATLLVSVGHQAGALRTLWAAAAPHPPHNPPQPFHTHPGDPRPERLARCETLREMALHSKMSQLVEATSRLVQVEQTLLLPLLLPVEHPLPLHPKDSIEFRNICSHMALQGEGQQFERDLHEAHQCLKTIIEKLICSFAVFPSDSYIPVQSALRQILQNLLAM